The DNA sequence ACGCAGAAGGAACGAATGGAATCGAACGTTTTCGTCTCGCCGGAAAAAtctccgccggcgtcggattctgggcagtggccggtgttcttcgtgacccgatcgggtcgaagacgacccggttgcaaccgggtttcgatccaaaaacccccaatctgtttttctgatttctgtttctgaatttttattatttaattctattttataaaaacagaaattagatttattaattctaaaaatcaattaaaaattaattttgaattctgaaaatagtattattaatttctaaattattttattaaattataaattcgaatttatttaattatttaattatttatctaattatttattaattatttaattaattaataattggataattaattagtaattaggtaattaattaataaataaggattagaaataattaagaaatgtgattaataatctaataattagttaatagtgcaaataatgattcgataattagaattattattcgagcgctagttattcaattaatattgtaataattattcgtattgTATAATTAGATATTAGTAACTAATTGATTAGCGAATCGTATAAGTCTCGATAGTAATTTAAtattcgataattatgcgggaattgcgagtaattcgtagttatacaagtaattaatcgttaagtgatctataatttgaataattcgtagttattcgataaatagcgtatcggttaattaagttgattgattatttataaataatcgatctaatcgaataaatatcgataagttataaatattataataaattgtgattaatcctaataattagagatttattattttaaattattaaataagtatttattaattatttattagttatttatttattaaatatttaaaaagtgattaattatttcgataattaatcacatgattttcaataaatcataacttcttcattttaactccaaaaattataaaaaaattatttttgactttgatttttcttaaaggttgtaataattatttatattgaataataaattgaatcatcagtatttaattcataacaattcaaccgttagtccgatttaagtgaaacgaagacccctagactcagaaaaatgagacgaatccaataaaaatagttgtaagttataatttcttccgaaaaaaagtggtttggtgataattgatagttcgtaagtcctaataggggtataattgagccgaataaatcctgaaaaattataataaaatcagataagactagtaatgcaggtataagcctatagttgattctaaaaataattataaatctagaaattaattatgtgctttacgtgctacatgctttatgtgactatgtgaatagatgtgctgtataaatgtatgtatatatatgcgagtcagatagaaacgcatgggtagactgataaggttgcgtgatatcaattcaagatacacgtatatagtaagttatctaaacacctatctttccatgatttgttcagtgttagcaaggcagagcaagctagggtcagaaggcagtgagttaaaccaggttaagtacgcgcaaggcaagtttttcccctattctaaattcagaatagtgatttatatttcttttctatcgtatcaattctctttgataatcattattcatatacactgttacccatttattattgcttgttccagtttcatttcaattcttgatttacccaatttattgaattccctgttcatatttcaattcctttaccctacatatactctggtatatcctggtattgggatatatcaatagcataccgattgttccggatgctcagccttggactggatggttactataaaggctgggttttttccaaaccattaattaataggccatagttgcctgagtactccttatgttggttgggtctatgcagttgggtataaatccgcactatattctgattgatcagcagattatagtgcatatgttggttcttgtttccagtcttgttcatttggcactcgccatcattggcaaattactattcgatacagatacagatggttgttacaaccagcagcttattatttctctcatttctctttctctataccatatatatattttgcaggcttgttgagcaattttggctcatccctttttattgttactcctattgttttacagttaaggtagagaatgaaacccatcaggacccgcatagtcaagaagcgagtcaagcagcgggaccctcttataccaagagtgttccttcctattcccgaagagagctttgaattgccagatcaggtgtagcaggataagtagtaatgttgagttgaataaaagtcttgtgtagtttgaataaaagttgtgtagtgaaactgtagatagaataaagttttgtatcaaagatagttcttgagacaagttttatttagttgggtttgtaataaagtgtagtgcgtgattcttgttttcaaactcagaccttaaaagatcctgagtaatgatagttcggggtaattattatatttatattccgcttgtgcaggtatagttggtaattgttgttaataatgccccaaatctataccccggatttgtAGGGTGTTATAtgtcgagtattttgacaggcTGCTCCTCATACGACAAGTCTGCTTGAATTTCTAtaggctcatactctattacatcATTGACATCTGGGTTATACTTTTTAAGCAAAGACACATGAAAGACATTATGAACATGCTGATACTGCGGAGGCAGCGCTAACTCGTAAGCCACTTTCCCCACTTAGttaaaaatctcaaaaggacctatatatctaggtgctaattTGCCTTTGTTTCCAAATCTAGTCAACCCTTTCCGCGGTGACACTTTTCTCAATGTGGCTTCGCCGACTTGAAAACTCACATCTTTTCGAGCAGGATCtgcgtacttcttttgtctgtcttgagaAGCAAGCAATCTTTTGTGGATCAGTTTGACCATCTCCCTCATCTGTTGGACCAGTTCGGgacctagaatctttccttctctaACTTCATCCCAATTCGTTGGCGAtctgcactttcttccatacaacgcttcgtacggtggcatgcCAATGCTTgagtgatagctattgttgtaggagaactttaccaaaggtaaatgttcatcccaacttcccaCGAAATCAATAGCGCAActtcgtaacatgtcttcaattgtttgaattgtcctctcACTTTGACCATCAGCCTACGGATGATACaccgtactcatatttaactttgtgccaagactttcttgaaaatgcttccagaatctcgagttaaattgTGGATCTCTAtccgaaactattgatacaggtacgccatgtcgtaatacaatttcacgcacatacaggtcacttcgtaaggcgatcaactataacccatatagcgtcatgtccagATTTCGTTCGTGGTAATCCTACTACAAAGTCCATGGCAATATTTTCCCACTtacattctggaatctttaaaggctgaattaatccacttggtctttgatgttctgcgttcactttctgacaagtatagcacctcgcaacccattctgctacttctcgcttcatatttggccaccaaaaattctgcttcaagtcctggtacatcttggtgcttcccagATGGATTAAAaatctagaattatgagcttcccaCAGTATTTCATTTTTCAGTTCAACTACTTGAGGAATCCAAATCCTTGatgaaaatcttaatatcccttgcTCATCTTTTTGCGTACATAACTCTTCTCCGGTCATTCGATTATTCTCTTGATAtcaatattcattttgatgtcatatcaaattaaatatcaatacaaactttgatgcttacaacatcccatattgaagtcaacatcaatcatctatattaatgccacctttgatatttaacaataaactaaatatcaacatcaagcaGAAAATGAATCAAACTGTATTTTATTCAAACAACTCCTTTGGCAATGCCATCAAATTTAATCTTTCCTTTCTGTTGAGCGCGTCAGctactacattcgcctttcctgTGTGATAATATATCGAACAATCATATTCTTTTATaagctccaaccatctcctttgcctcatgttgagctccttctgagtgaatatatacttcaagctcttatgatccgtgtataTTTTAAacttctctccatacaggtaGTGCCTCCATATCTTGAGCGCAAATACTATAGCTACTAACTCTAAATCATGAGTCGGATATTTCAATTCATGAGGTTTAAGCTGTCTGGATGCATATGAATCACCTTGTCCTGAATGCCATCTTCAgaatatcttctggcttgatcttcaactgatggtatcctgaccttaaatcaatcttagagaaacacttagctccttttaattgattaaatagATCATCTATCCTTGTTAGCAGATATCTGTTCTTAATCGTCAATTTGTTCAACTCGCGATAGTCTATAcacagtctcatacttccatcctttttctttataaacagaactggtgctccccatggcgacatacTGGGCCTTATATTTATCCAAAAGTTTTTGCAATTGACTTGCTAACTTCTTCATCTCTGCTGGGGCCATTTTATacggtgcctttgaaactggttctgctcctggagcaagattaatctcaaactcaatttgtcgatctggtggtaatcctGGAAACTCTTCTGGAAACACCTTCGGAAATTCTCTCACCACTGGAATCACTTCTATACTAAGAACTTCCTTCtatgaatccactacataagctaggaatgcctcgcaacctttcctaagcaactTACTAGCCTGAACAGTTGTAAGAAACAACTGTTCTTGCTTTTATCCTTTAAACACCACTTTTATTCCATTCTTTGACCTTAAATAAACTCTTTTAGACTACAATCTATTTGAGCACTATTCTTTcttaaccaatccattcctaagattatattaAACTCTCCTAGCTTGAAGAGGATCAAATCGACTGGAAACTTATGCCCggagatatcaatctcacactcTGGACAAAACTGAATTACAGGTACCTTTTCTTGATTAGAAATTACTATACTCATTACCTCATTCATATCCTTCTTATCACAATTTATTCTACCAGCAAAAGATTCGGATATAAAAGATCTTGTAGCTCCTGAATTAGtcaatactttagcttcaacATTGTTTATAGAGAGCTTACCTGCGATCACATCTAAGTTCTGAACAGtgtccttcattttcaaattaaAAGTCCGTGCTGATGCTTGCGGAACTGATTCAGACGGTGAAGGTAAAGCCAATACCTCAGTCGGTACAGTTGCACTGGTCGTAGCTACACTCATCAAATTCTTTATTGGTCATGACgacttacactccctagccatgtgtcctgGCTTCCCATACTTGAAACAAGTAATTCCCGTCTTCTGAGCCTTATACTCATTTgccaaattttttttttgattgCACCAATAACAAGTCATGTTGATCTTATTACAAACTCCCAGATGCTTCTtcccacagtgcttgcattcaaCCCTTGGCTACCTATTCTCACTTGCTGGTCCTTGATTCTGTTGGAAATTTCCTTTGTTATTCTACTTCTTACTCACTTCTCCTTTCTTCTGTGAGTTCCATCCCTtctggaatccaatcctcttcaCATTCTTGTCTATCTGACCTCCTGATTCTGTCCTTTCTCCTTGAAATACCTTCCTTTTCTTGTTATCTCTTTCCTTCCTGGACTGCACTCAATTACTTTTAATCAAAGCCGCCTTCTaaactactcctgcataagtatcgaTTTCAAACATCGACACTCTATCTCGAATCCAATATTCAAGCCCTTGTTGAAACCTTTGGGCTTTCTCTTCTTCAGTTCCCACATACTTGGCCACAAACCTTGATAATtatgtgaacttcttctcatactccaagactgacatattcccttgcttcaattccaaaaacttcACTTCCATCTGCTTCTGAATATACTTGGGATAATACTTCTCCAAGAGTATATCCTTAAATCTTGCCCAAGTAACTAGCTGAACTGCTTCCATGGCCTTCACGGAATCCCATCAATAGATCACTTCTCCTTTCAGAAAATACATAGCATAGACAATCTTCTGCTCTTCCCCTAACTTAACCAATTCGAAAGATCTCTCCTTTTCTCTTATCCAGGTGTTGGCTAcaactggatcagtggtatcatgaaaagctggagggttcacactttgaaaagctttgaaagttaCTATTGGCTGAGGAGGTACTGGTGGATCTGGTTGATGTTGGTATTGTTCATGATTCTCTGGGTTTcgaaattgttgttgttggaattGTTATTGAGTAgtttgttgttgttgagcaagtgtatgggtttgctgttgcaaagtttccaatATTCGAAGGATATCAGGGTCGGTAGAGGTACTAGTTTGCCTCGTCTTTTTAGGTGGCCTGATTATGAAATAAAAAGGTTTAACAAAATAGTtgtaaatataaaaattattttaacttaAGGGGGTTTACAAGTTAAGGTTATCACATGCAATTCAGATTTTTGGTTATTAGCAATAAAGGTGATAGACAGTTCTAGATATGGAAACGAAAGAGAAATTGAAATGAAATAGCAAGGTATTAATCATCAAAGCAAAGTCGGCTTATAACACAATAATTAAGGTTTGAATAAAATACAACGATATCAAAGTTCAACAAGGAAATAGGGAAACTACATAGTTCAAGAGTTCAACAACTAGAATGATAACCAACTGGAAAGGAAATTAGGAAATCTAGCTCCTAATCGACCTAATCTTCTGCTTCCTAAATCTCCTCGCTATCGTCACGATCCTTCGGAATCTCGATCCACTCCTGCTTCTGAAGCACCTTCACTATGCCCTAAAGCTCATCTGCCACTAGCTGGATGGTATGCTGGCTACTGCGGTTgcggtgcgctggcatctcatTGAGCTTATTGTTGACGAGCTGCAACAAGGACTCAAGTCTCACGATCAACTGCGCCCTAGATTCATTCTTAAGTTGAGTATCATACTCAAAAGCTACATCGAGTCGCTCCAACAATCGATCATACTTCCCCTGAAGCCTATCGAACTGAAGCCTCAAATCAGCGTACACAGAGAAAGAGATAGTGTCGGATGGCACTGATGACGAAGACAAATGCATCCTTTGCTAAGATATAACGAAGGGAAATATTAGCTATTTACCTGAATAATATCTACTTACTCTCTCGCGTTTCCTATATTTATATTCTACACCTTATAACCTATTTGGACAGttttcagggactctaaaccatagctctaataccaagacctgtcacagccccaaattacacttaacaatataaatgacttaacaataaaataatattacaGAAGGCTGTTTACAGATAATATCCAAGATCGCTAGGTTTAGTTTTTGAAgaacagtccaacactacaaactaatacaacttcataactaccggtcctcacaatagactttcagctatctacctgagctctcaaataagcctcaacatctccagtggacttacgagcagtctgcttgaatctaaccatacttgctagctgaaatacataaataatagcaagaggtgagccaaatgctcaacaaggtATATAATCAACAATTGGAATATTAAAAACAGTTCAAATTTATAAGTTAAATAATTGGGAAATGGCATCATTAATCAGATCAAAATCTTTTTGATCAACTCTTAactcaaaaatcattttatgacgctacggattacagccggtgatcagccacgaagtaatcccgaacctcgctagGTTCTAACAAATTTAATGGGATCCTGAGGCAGCTTTTAAACCTCAAATAAACGTGGAAAGGACCCgcgtcttagtccagatccactattctcAAGAAACCATTTTTTTATCCCTTTGACAATTTGACTTTTAAAAactttgcatttttataaaaaattgatGCCAGAAATAATAACATTTCAAAAGCTCTTTAGGAATGAAAGGATCGTGTACTTCTTTAAGGAATTCTAGGCCAAACTCAACAACAGTTGTACTAAGTTAAGGTTTATTTCCAGACGAATTGAACTATCATAGGGTATCAAAGAAATTTCAATGTTCGAGTATCATAGTAAGTGGTAATAAGAAAGTGTACAAATGAATCGTTATCTCAGGGTTTAATGAAAGGAAATGATAAACAATCGAAAATGGTAATATGATTCGAAGGGATTAACTTTCTAAAGTTCGCAAGGAAATTTGATAATGTATAATCAATAAGGATATTTAAACACTAAGCCAAGGGGAATACAACAAAGGTATATGAATGATTATTAAAGGTACGAAACGCTTCTGAATGAGTTTGGGGCAATCAAGGTATAACAATTACACTAACTCAAATTAAGTTCGGGTACTTACAACAATGGGCAACATCAAATTCTTTTAACAAGCAAGCTATCATGGTTCCAATAAGTATCTCAGGGTACTTGCATAACATATGATTAACAAAAGGAATATACTTGCATAATATCAATTCGACAAAGGGAAAACACTTGCATAATATCATTACGAAGGAAAAGtacacttgcacaatataagtttaGAAAGGGTGGAACACTTGCATTGTAAATATACGAGAGAGGGGTACACTTGCATAAATATAAGTTTGAAAGAGGGTCACTTGCATCACAAAATATTAACAAGAGGAATAtacttgcacaatataagtttacaagggaaggacacttgccttgagaaggcttGACTACACACGAATTGTCTTAAGAGCGACGGGAGCACTACTCAATCTTGATGCAAAACTTCCTATCTTCACTCGATCCTACAAAATAATAAGAATCCCTCATTACTACGGACCCTTATGACACCAAACAGCCCTAACACTAAATGCACAAATTGACTCCAAGTAACGCTTAATGTCTTATATTTGCGTAAGACACTAAGTTAAGACACAATACcatgcacatatacatatagtagcaccttggagcacataacacatataggtatactcatacttttatttagacttggtgctttattcaggacttgaatgatctcactctcaAATCTCCACAATTCCACTTGCGACATACTACTAAACTAGTCTCGACTCTTGAAGGGCCTACACTTGGTGGTTCCAATTCTCTTTGCCAAAACCTTGGCCTAACACTCTCTTGAACTATATCTAAATGCAAACACTAGGGCTCACTCATGCCTCACTCATAGTGTCCATTAAACTAAACGCTAAAAGAAAGCGTTCTCACTTGCACACTTATGGCGACACCTTAGGCGACTCTCGGCTTTTGACACCAATAAATCTCAAATATTCATAACCAAAACTGACCTAATGGATTCTTAAGTCTATAAGCTAACTTGTGCACTTGGAATGACATTAAGGGCCTTTCTAGATTTTCTTAGGCCTAACCTCAAAGTTGACACAACTCTAAATGGGTGTCCTGAAAACTGCCCTGTTTtggactaacttaaactcattGGTTCTAACTCTAAACCTCCATGGTTCGACTTGAAACTCTTCCTTAAACTACCTAGTATCAATACTAATCAAGGCCTAATGAGGGCTTACTCTTAGTCCAACTTTTTGACCTCCAAAAGGTACTAAACTCAATCTGTCCCCTGTTCTGCAGAATCTAAGTTTTGGaatgtgcacctcactaaatgcTTGGGTTTCTCTAATTTATAGCTTCTGAACTCAACTAAAACCCAAGTACTAACTTCCCGTAGCTTGGGCCTAATAATGCCTAAGAAATgccattcaaaatcaacacacaacTCACATGCAAATATGGAAAAAATTTAGGATTTTATCCaagcctttccaccttaactcccacttcaaaa is a window from the Apium graveolens cultivar Ventura chromosome 1, ASM990537v1, whole genome shotgun sequence genome containing:
- the LOC141677214 gene encoding uncharacterized protein LOC141677214, giving the protein MSVATTSATVPTEVLALPSPSESVPQASARTFNLKMKDTVQNLDVIAGKLSINNVEAKVLTNSGATRSFISESFAGRINCDKKDMNEVMSIVISNQEKVPVIQFCPECEIDISGHKFPVDLILFKLGEFNIILGMDWLRKNSAQIDCSLKEFI